The following proteins are co-located in the Agromyces laixinhei genome:
- a CDS encoding response regulator, with translation MTRVALVDDQTLVRQGIRSLLALSEEIEVVGEGDDGDAALELVATSAPDVLLLDLRMPRRDGIATLEALAARGSTVPVLVLTTFDDDELVLRALRAGAKGYLLKDVTLDQLVSAIRLLAEGGTLLQPGLTDRLFRAVSARPAGVEGFEQPESLTTRETDVLRLAAAGYSNAEIASALHLAAGTVKNHLSSVFLKLGVRDRTRAVLRALDLGILDDA, from the coding sequence ATGACACGCGTGGCGCTGGTCGACGATCAGACCCTGGTTCGCCAGGGCATTCGCAGCCTGCTCGCGCTCAGTGAGGAGATCGAGGTGGTGGGGGAGGGCGACGACGGCGACGCCGCACTCGAGCTGGTGGCGACGAGCGCGCCCGATGTGCTGCTGCTCGACCTCCGGATGCCGCGCCGTGACGGCATCGCCACGCTCGAGGCCCTCGCCGCGCGCGGCTCGACGGTTCCGGTGCTCGTGCTCACCACGTTCGACGACGACGAGCTGGTGCTCAGGGCGCTGCGGGCCGGCGCGAAGGGATACCTGCTCAAAGACGTGACCCTCGACCAGCTGGTGAGCGCCATTCGCCTCCTCGCGGAGGGCGGCACCCTCCTTCAACCGGGGCTGACCGATCGGCTCTTCCGGGCCGTCAGCGCCCGGCCGGCGGGGGTCGAGGGCTTCGAACAGCCCGAGTCGCTGACGACACGCGAGACCGATGTCCTCCGGCTCGCCGCGGCGGGGTACTCGAACGCGGAGATCGCGTCCGCACTCCACCTCGCGGCCGGCACGGTCAAGAACCACCTCTCGAGCGTGTTCCTGAAGCTCGGGGTGCGCGACCGCACTCGGGCGGTGCTGCGAGCGCTCGACCTCGGGATCCTCGACGACGCCTGA
- a CDS encoding ABC transporter permease, with protein sequence MTHASQRTDAPTGTISVDDEFAAPVTQAGLAIAGAGQYGSSGVDRRPGTHEASVIPPTEPRPKPGASARLIDRRWFRIVGGALIPLALLALWQWVSTSGLVPLSQLPSPEMVWLAAVDLAERGLLGLYVAISTQRVFLGFAFGAAIGLALGAVVGLSKLGDILLAPTLGGIRAVPSLAWIPLLILWFGIGEDSKIILIAIGAFFPVYTIVSASLLHVDRQLIEAGRAFGLHGVALFSTVQLPAAVPSVLSALRLALAQAWLFLVAAELIASSMGLGFLLNDSGQNGRIDRIFLAIILLALLGKLTDSVVAFVERWAVRRWA encoded by the coding sequence ATGACGCACGCCTCGCAGCGAACGGATGCCCCGACGGGCACGATCTCCGTCGATGACGAGTTCGCCGCGCCCGTCACACAGGCGGGCCTCGCGATCGCGGGGGCCGGCCAGTACGGATCGTCGGGCGTCGACCGACGGCCGGGCACCCACGAGGCATCCGTCATCCCGCCCACCGAGCCGCGACCGAAGCCCGGGGCATCCGCTCGGCTCATCGACCGTCGCTGGTTCCGCATCGTCGGCGGCGCACTCATCCCGCTCGCCCTGCTCGCGCTCTGGCAGTGGGTCTCGACCTCGGGGCTCGTGCCGCTCTCGCAGCTGCCCTCGCCCGAGATGGTGTGGCTCGCGGCGGTCGACCTCGCCGAGCGCGGTCTGCTCGGACTCTACGTGGCGATCTCGACCCAGCGCGTGTTCCTCGGATTCGCGTTCGGCGCGGCGATCGGCCTCGCGCTCGGTGCGGTCGTGGGGCTCTCGAAGCTCGGCGACATCCTGCTCGCCCCGACGCTCGGCGGCATCCGTGCCGTGCCGTCGCTCGCCTGGATCCCCCTCCTCATCCTCTGGTTCGGCATCGGCGAGGACTCGAAGATCATCCTCATCGCGATCGGCGCGTTCTTCCCGGTCTACACGATCGTCTCCGCGTCGCTGCTGCACGTCGACCGGCAGCTCATCGAGGCCGGGCGCGCGTTCGGACTGCACGGCGTCGCGCTCTTCTCGACCGTGCAGTTGCCGGCCGCGGTGCCGTCGGTGCTGTCGGCACTGCGACTGGCGCTCGCGCAGGCCTGGCTCTTCCTCGTCGCGGCCGAACTCATCGCCTCGTCGATGGGGCTCGGGTTCCTGCTCAACGACTCGGGGCAGAACGGCCGCATCGACCGCATCTTCCTCGCGATCATCCTGCTCGCACTCCTCGGCAAGCTCACCGATTCCGTCGTCGCCTTCGTGGAGCGCTGGGCCGTGCGCCGCTGGGCGTAG
- a CDS encoding aliphatic sulfonate ABC transporter substrate-binding protein, whose product MFRTPFLRTALVAGAAAAALLLSGCVAGEGQAAEPEPAANGEAVSLEGQTLNIDFATYNPLSLIIKEQGWLEDAGLTVNWVQSAGSNKANEALRAGAIDVGSTAGSAALLARSNGSPIQVISLYSQPEWSALVAPDGSPITSVEDLKGKQVAATKGTDPYFFLLQSLEANGLSADDITVQNLQHADGWAALQNGSVDAWSGLDPIMAGAEVEGATLFYRNVDFNSYGFLNATETFLEGKPEVAQAVVDAYEQARAWAAENPEETAQILADVAGLDLAIATKVIEERSNLDVDGVPGDKQVKVLEKIGPIFVELGDVATQAQVDQALDTLVNDTFVTKADAGRFE is encoded by the coding sequence GTGTTCCGCACCCCATTCCTCCGCACCGCACTCGTCGCGGGCGCCGCAGCTGCAGCACTCCTGCTCTCGGGCTGCGTCGCCGGAGAAGGCCAGGCCGCCGAGCCCGAGCCCGCGGCGAACGGCGAAGCCGTCTCGCTCGAGGGCCAGACGCTGAACATCGACTTCGCGACCTACAACCCGCTGAGCCTCATCATCAAGGAGCAGGGCTGGCTCGAAGACGCCGGCCTCACCGTGAACTGGGTGCAGTCGGCCGGGTCGAACAAGGCGAATGAGGCCCTGCGCGCCGGTGCGATCGACGTCGGTTCGACCGCGGGCTCGGCTGCACTGCTCGCTCGCTCGAACGGCTCGCCGATCCAGGTCATCTCGCTCTACTCCCAGCCCGAGTGGTCGGCCCTCGTCGCACCCGACGGCTCGCCGATCACCTCCGTCGAAGACCTGAAGGGCAAGCAGGTCGCGGCGACGAAGGGCACCGACCCCTACTTCTTCCTGCTGCAGTCGCTCGAGGCCAACGGTCTCTCGGCCGACGACATCACGGTGCAGAACCTGCAGCACGCCGATGGCTGGGCGGCGCTGCAGAACGGCTCGGTCGACGCGTGGTCGGGCCTCGACCCGATCATGGCGGGCGCCGAGGTCGAGGGCGCGACCCTCTTCTACCGCAACGTCGACTTCAACAGCTACGGGTTCCTGAACGCGACGGAGACCTTCCTCGAGGGCAAGCCCGAGGTCGCGCAGGCCGTCGTCGACGCCTACGAGCAGGCGCGCGCCTGGGCCGCCGAGAACCCCGAGGAGACGGCGCAGATTCTTGCGGATGTCGCCGGCCTCGACCTCGCGATCGCGACGAAGGTCATCGAGGAGCGATCGAACCTCGACGTCGACGGCGTTCCGGGCGACAAGCAGGTGAAGGTGCTCGAGAAGATCGGCCCGATCTTCGTCGAGCTCGGCGACGTCGCCACCCAGGCCCAGGTCGACCAGGCACTCGACACGCTCGTCAACGACACCTTCGTCACGAAGGCCGACGCCGGCCGGTTCGAGTAG
- a CDS encoding ABC transporter ATP-binding protein, producing MTAASVSFRGVGRAFDTAAGTRQVLRDVDLDVEAGEIVAILGPSGCGKSTLLRIAGGLDRASAGAVTVDDIAVAPFDPRSAVGFQEPRLLPWRTVAGNVALGLPRGTSKTVGRDKVARLIELVGLAEFAGHRPREISGGMAQRTSLARALARNPGVLLLDEPFGALDALTRLKMQDLLLDVHAAAPTTVLLVTHDVDEALQLADRVILLGPDGEAPGADIRQIVVVPGSRPRDRGSAELAELRGRLLDGLGIDRHGAARGIEATTTIPHYPF from the coding sequence ATGACCGCGGCATCCGTCTCGTTTCGCGGTGTCGGGCGCGCGTTCGACACGGCCGCCGGCACCCGGCAGGTGCTGCGCGATGTCGACCTCGACGTCGAGGCGGGCGAGATCGTCGCGATCCTCGGCCCGAGCGGATGCGGCAAGTCCACACTCCTCCGCATCGCAGGCGGGCTCGACCGCGCGAGCGCCGGGGCCGTGACCGTCGACGACATCGCGGTGGCACCGTTCGACCCCCGCTCGGCCGTCGGCTTCCAGGAACCCCGGCTGCTGCCGTGGCGGACCGTCGCCGGCAACGTCGCCCTCGGGCTGCCGCGCGGCACCTCGAAGACCGTGGGCCGCGACAAGGTCGCACGCCTGATCGAGCTCGTCGGCCTCGCCGAGTTCGCCGGTCACCGCCCGCGTGAGATCTCGGGCGGCATGGCCCAGCGCACCTCGCTCGCCCGTGCCCTCGCACGCAACCCCGGCGTGCTGCTGCTCGACGAGCCCTTCGGCGCACTCGACGCCCTCACCCGCCTCAAGATGCAGGATCTCCTGCTCGACGTGCACGCCGCAGCACCCACGACCGTGCTGCTCGTCACGCACGACGTCGACGAGGCGCTGCAGCTCGCCGACCGGGTCATCCTGCTCGGCCCCGACGGCGAGGCGCCCGGCGCCGACATCCGGCAGATCGTCGTCGTTCCCGGCTCCCGGCCGCGCGACCGCGGTTCGGCCGAACTCGCGGAGCTGCGCGGTCGCCTGCTCGACGGGCTCGGCATCGACCGGCACGGCGCCGCACGCGGCATCGAGGCCACCACGACCATCCCGCACTATCCGTTCTGA
- a CDS encoding SDR family oxidoreductase has product MTRTVRGARVLITGAAGGMGRMYAERAVAEHAASVTLWDRDAAALARTVDELGAISRGRTRIQSFVVDVGDLGAIAKTAQRVRREVGNPDVLINNAGIVRGNRYFWATDNGDDTRSTMQVNALAPMYITREFLPGMIANAYRAARIVNIASAAGTLANPRMAVYAASKAALIGWSDSLRLELEQADHGNVRVTTVTPSYVSTGMFAGARGPVLAPVLDPEYVVDRVWRAMLAGRPLLELPWSVGLSRALRGLLPTRVFDRLIGDGFGVYRSMDRFTGRA; this is encoded by the coding sequence ATGACGAGAACGGTTCGCGGCGCCAGGGTGCTGATCACGGGTGCTGCGGGCGGCATGGGTCGCATGTACGCCGAGCGGGCCGTGGCCGAGCACGCGGCATCCGTCACCCTCTGGGATCGCGACGCGGCCGCCCTCGCCCGCACCGTCGATGAGCTCGGCGCGATCTCGCGGGGGCGAACCCGCATCCAGTCGTTCGTCGTCGACGTCGGCGACCTCGGCGCCATCGCGAAGACCGCGCAGCGGGTGCGGCGCGAGGTCGGCAACCCCGACGTGCTCATCAACAACGCCGGCATCGTGCGCGGCAACCGGTACTTCTGGGCGACCGACAACGGCGATGACACCCGATCGACCATGCAGGTCAACGCACTCGCGCCGATGTACATCACGCGCGAGTTCCTGCCCGGCATGATCGCGAACGCGTACCGCGCGGCGCGCATCGTGAACATCGCGAGTGCCGCCGGCACGCTCGCGAATCCGCGGATGGCAGTCTATGCCGCGTCGAAAGCGGCACTCATCGGCTGGAGCGACTCGCTGCGTCTCGAACTCGAGCAGGCCGACCACGGCAACGTGCGGGTCACCACGGTGACTCCGAGCTACGTCTCGACCGGCATGTTCGCCGGTGCCCGCGGCCCCGTGCTCGCGCCGGTGCTCGACCCCGAGTACGTCGTCGACCGGGTGTGGCGGGCCATGCTCGCCGGGCGTCCGCTGCTCGAACTGCCCTGGAGCGTCGGACTCTCACGCGCGCTGCGCGGCCTGCTGCCGACGCGCGTGTTCGATCGCCTGATCGGCGACGGCTTCGGCGTCTACCGCTCGATGGACCGGTTCACCGGGCGGGCCTGA
- a CDS encoding GNAT family N-acetyltransferase, translating to MTKVDPADVELVPKGVDEVARWLAIAMREYEEARLEAGDSAEAADAARIQSEQQFFPDGRLVDEHLLFTVALRGEEAGWLWIGPWRGGSGSEDWWIYDLRVLDRFQRRGIARVVMQRADAIAREHGAKSLGLNAFATNVAAITLYESLGYLTASVHMRKELPGA from the coding sequence ATGACCAAGGTGGACCCTGCAGATGTCGAACTCGTGCCGAAAGGCGTCGACGAGGTCGCCCGATGGCTGGCCATCGCGATGCGGGAGTACGAAGAGGCGCGCCTCGAGGCCGGCGACAGCGCCGAGGCCGCGGATGCGGCTCGAATCCAATCGGAACAGCAGTTCTTTCCCGACGGGCGGCTCGTCGACGAGCACTTGCTCTTCACGGTCGCACTTCGCGGCGAAGAGGCGGGATGGCTCTGGATCGGACCGTGGCGGGGCGGCTCCGGATCGGAGGACTGGTGGATCTACGACCTCCGCGTGCTCGACAGATTCCAACGGCGCGGCATCGCTCGGGTCGTGATGCAGCGCGCGGATGCCATCGCGCGCGAGCACGGCGCGAAGTCGCTCGGCCTCAACGCGTTCGCCACGAATGTGGCGGCGATCACGCTGTACGAGAGCCTCGGCTACCTCACTGCCTCAGTGCATATGCGCAAGGAACTGCCGGGAGCCTGA
- a CDS encoding serine/threonine-protein kinase, with translation MTSSTDRPVGGPFTGATLGGRYRLGGLIGRGGMASVYRGEDQSLGRSVAVKVFAEAAEGIDDAARRRSEIALLASVEHRALVRLYDAAHDVSIDREYLVMELVDGRDLRGTLQTGPVSASDAAWLAADLGEALHVIHERGIVHRDVKPANVLLAAAHLPTRAWNAKLADFGIARLIDDTRLTRTGAYVGTPGYLSPEQVSGRAPGTAADIYSLGLVLIEARTGRPAFPGTATEATAARLAHDPEIPSELGPEWASLLRDMTAREPSARPTALEVAMAASRFETAKATTTTTTTTTTTTTTTEPDAAATVVLEASDATVKLPATPTDTLGATASSDDTVAARAVAAALTPAPARSRRWVRPAISIALLGLIAIGAALVIPPAIASLTQPSTAPAEPLPSLPGELGVHLEQLGEAVTR, from the coding sequence GTGACCAGCTCCACTGATCGACCCGTCGGCGGCCCGTTCACAGGTGCAACCCTCGGCGGGCGGTATCGGCTCGGCGGTCTCATCGGCCGCGGCGGCATGGCGAGCGTCTATCGCGGTGAAGATCAGAGCCTCGGCCGATCCGTCGCCGTGAAGGTCTTCGCCGAGGCGGCTGAGGGCATCGACGACGCCGCACGCCGCCGATCCGAGATCGCCCTGCTCGCGAGCGTCGAGCACCGTGCGCTCGTGCGCCTCTACGACGCCGCACACGACGTTTCGATCGACCGCGAGTACCTCGTCATGGAGCTCGTCGACGGTCGCGATCTGCGGGGCACCCTGCAGACCGGCCCAGTCAGCGCATCGGATGCCGCGTGGCTCGCCGCCGACCTCGGCGAGGCGCTGCACGTGATCCACGAACGCGGCATCGTGCACCGCGACGTGAAGCCCGCCAACGTGCTGCTCGCGGCGGCCCACCTGCCCACGCGAGCGTGGAACGCGAAGCTCGCCGATTTCGGCATCGCGCGCCTCATCGACGACACACGCCTCACTCGCACCGGGGCGTACGTCGGCACCCCCGGCTACCTCAGCCCCGAGCAGGTGAGCGGACGCGCGCCAGGCACCGCGGCCGACATCTACTCGCTCGGGCTCGTGCTGATCGAAGCGCGCACCGGCCGGCCGGCCTTCCCGGGCACGGCCACCGAGGCGACGGCCGCACGGCTCGCGCACGACCCCGAGATTCCCTCCGAACTCGGCCCGGAGTGGGCGTCGCTGCTTCGCGACATGACGGCGCGCGAGCCATCCGCCCGGCCGACGGCGCTCGAAGTCGCGATGGCGGCGAGCCGGTTCGAGACGGCGAAGGCGACCACGACCACCACCACCACCACCACCACCACCACCACCACGACAGAGCCGGATGCTGCGGCGACCGTCGTGCTCGAGGCATCCGACGCGACCGTGAAACTGCCGGCGACGCCCACCGATACCCTCGGAGCGACCGCTTCGTCCGACGACACCGTCGCCGCGCGGGCCGTCGCGGCAGCCCTCACGCCCGCCCCGGCCCGTTCGCGGCGCTGGGTGCGACCGGCGATCTCGATCGCCCTGCTCGGTCTCATCGCGATCGGGGCGGCGCTGGTCATCCCGCCGGCGATCGCGAGCCTCACGCAACCCTCGACCGCGCCCGCCGAACCGCTGCCGAGCCTGCCGGGCGAGCTCGGGGTGCATCTCGAGCAACTGGGCGAGGCGGTGACCCGATGA
- a CDS encoding cation transporter: protein MTSVPLTPGASPPRPLTAERRVVLVRRIRLIVAATITYNVIEAIIALAAGTASSSAALIGFGLDSIVEVLSAAAVAWQFAAPDPHRRERFALRLIAVSFFGLALFVSIDAARSLLGASEPEHSPVGIALAAVSLAVMPLLSWFERRTGRELGSASAIADSKQTLICAYLSAALLAGLLLNSLLGWAWADSIAALVIAAFAVREGIEAWRGDACTVPVSVLTGEREADHEHEHDHDHDHGHGRAR, encoded by the coding sequence ATGACGTCGGTACCTCTCACTCCGGGCGCGAGCCCACCTCGGCCGCTCACCGCCGAGCGCCGCGTCGTGCTCGTCCGCCGCATCCGCCTGATCGTCGCGGCGACCATCACGTACAACGTGATCGAGGCGATCATCGCCCTCGCCGCGGGAACGGCGTCCTCGTCGGCCGCGCTCATCGGCTTCGGTCTCGACTCGATCGTCGAGGTGCTCTCGGCCGCAGCCGTGGCCTGGCAGTTCGCCGCCCCCGATCCGCACCGGCGGGAGCGTTTCGCCCTGCGCCTCATCGCCGTCTCGTTCTTCGGCCTGGCGCTGTTCGTCTCGATCGATGCGGCCCGCTCGCTGCTCGGGGCTTCGGAACCCGAGCACTCCCCGGTCGGCATCGCGCTCGCCGCCGTGAGCCTCGCCGTCATGCCGCTGCTGTCGTGGTTCGAGCGGCGCACCGGCCGTGAGCTCGGTTCCGCCTCCGCGATCGCCGACTCGAAGCAGACGCTGATCTGCGCTTACCTCTCGGCCGCCCTTCTCGCGGGCCTCCTGCTCAACAGCCTGCTCGGGTGGGCGTGGGCGGACTCCATCGCCGCCCTCGTCATCGCCGCGTTCGCCGTGCGCGAGGGCATCGAGGCCTGGCGCGGCGATGCGTGCACGGTGCCGGTCTCGGTGCTGACCGGAGAACGCGAGGCCGACCACGAGCACGAGCACGACCACGACCACGACCACGGGCACGGGCGCGCTCGCTGA
- a CDS encoding ArsR/SmtB family transcription factor yields the protein MTDTATLTHTAALARLGHALSDETRARVLLSLRDAPAYPSDLAESLGVSRQVMSNQLACLRGCGLVEAVPEGRRTSYRLADELLAPALGDLLRLVLVVDPACCSSEGCTCA from the coding sequence ATGACCGATACGGCGACCCTGACCCACACCGCGGCGCTCGCACGCCTCGGGCACGCGCTCTCCGACGAGACCCGCGCCCGGGTCCTGCTCTCGCTCCGCGACGCGCCGGCGTACCCCTCCGACCTCGCCGAGTCGCTCGGCGTCTCCCGGCAGGTGATGTCCAACCAGCTGGCATGCCTGCGCGGTTGCGGACTCGTCGAGGCGGTGCCAGAGGGCCGCCGCACCTCGTACCGTCTCGCTGATGAGCTCCTCGCACCGGCGCTCGGCGACCTGCTCCGACTCGTGCTCGTCGTCGACCCGGCCTGCTGCTCGAGCGAGGGATGCACCTGCGCATGA
- a CDS encoding dihydrofolate reductase family protein — MSLVRVHNFAISLDGFGTGEGQDADAHFGHAGDRLHQWMFATQWWQPGGSGGVDDAFVQRHDSGIGAEIMGAGKFGHPGWHEDPDWKGAWGPNPPFHTPVFVLTHHTRPSIEMEGGTTFHFIDAPPAEAVEKSKAAADGLDVRLGGGPTVIRDFLAAGLVDYLHVVVVPILLGRGVRLWDGLEGIEQDYGVEATSAPSGVTHVTFTRAGA, encoded by the coding sequence ATGTCTCTCGTTCGCGTTCACAACTTCGCCATCTCCCTCGACGGTTTCGGCACCGGTGAGGGCCAAGACGCCGACGCGCACTTCGGTCACGCCGGTGACCGACTGCATCAATGGATGTTCGCCACGCAGTGGTGGCAGCCCGGCGGCAGCGGCGGCGTCGACGACGCCTTCGTACAGCGACACGACTCCGGGATCGGGGCCGAGATCATGGGCGCCGGCAAGTTCGGGCACCCCGGATGGCACGAGGATCCGGATTGGAAGGGCGCCTGGGGACCCAACCCGCCGTTCCACACGCCGGTCTTCGTGCTCACCCACCACACCCGCCCGTCCATCGAGATGGAGGGCGGCACGACGTTCCACTTCATCGATGCCCCGCCTGCTGAAGCGGTGGAGAAGTCGAAAGCTGCCGCTGACGGCCTCGATGTGCGCCTCGGCGGCGGCCCCACCGTGATCCGCGACTTCCTCGCCGCCGGGCTCGTCGACTACCTGCACGTCGTCGTGGTCCCCATCCTGCTCGGTCGTGGCGTGCGGCTCTGGGACGGGTTGGAGGGCATCGAGCAGGACTACGGCGTCGAGGCAACCTCAGCACCCAGCGGCGTCACCCATGTGACCTTCACCAGGGCGGGGGCATGA
- a CDS encoding dihydrofolate reductase family protein translates to MSALMVDFIISLDGYGGAEGWPGYWGMEGPEYLAWLEQDSLKGEPIQLMGATTYRLFAEHLAQADDPASRALAAARKIVFSSTLSEPLSWANTELVDNDPVAAVRDLKRRESRELRTIGSLSLVRTLLSAGLVDRFRVVVFPVITGATGRERVFDGYPDLSLELVESRTFDGSIQLLEYVPTVLDGPPAVES, encoded by the coding sequence ATGTCAGCGTTGATGGTGGACTTCATCATTTCGCTCGACGGCTATGGAGGCGCCGAGGGCTGGCCCGGTTACTGGGGCATGGAGGGACCCGAGTACCTCGCCTGGCTGGAGCAGGACAGCCTGAAGGGGGAGCCCATCCAGCTCATGGGCGCGACCACCTATCGGCTCTTCGCCGAGCACCTGGCCCAGGCGGACGACCCTGCGTCACGGGCATTGGCCGCAGCGCGCAAGATCGTGTTCTCCTCCACGCTCAGCGAACCGCTCTCGTGGGCGAACACCGAACTGGTCGACAACGACCCGGTCGCGGCGGTTCGAGACCTGAAGCGGCGCGAGTCGCGGGAACTGCGCACCATCGGCAGTCTCAGCCTTGTTCGGACGCTGCTCTCGGCCGGGCTCGTGGATCGCTTCCGTGTGGTGGTGTTCCCGGTGATCACCGGAGCCACGGGACGTGAGCGCGTCTTCGACGGCTACCCGGACCTCTCCCTCGAACTCGTCGAGAGCCGCACCTTCGACGGAAGCATCCAATTACTCGAGTACGTCCCCACCGTGCTCGACGGACCTCCAGCGGTCGAGAGCTGA
- a CDS encoding TetR/AcrR family transcriptional regulator — MTTAASKTPKRADARKNIEKITQAAIECLGQDPDASLGQVAQAAGVGRVTLYGHFPSRELLVEAALVRALTDGDRVLEAVDLTGDPRAALRALIESSWQLTAQAGTILEAAQAVLPPGRIRELHAEPEARVNHLIRRGQAEGVFRTDLPVSWLASSMHHVMKGAAADITAGRLDPGDAGQFIAEVILGAYTPPVIRST; from the coding sequence GTGACCACCGCCGCATCGAAGACCCCCAAACGCGCCGACGCCCGCAAGAACATCGAGAAGATCACCCAGGCCGCCATCGAATGCCTCGGGCAGGATCCCGATGCGAGCCTCGGGCAGGTCGCACAGGCCGCGGGCGTGGGCCGGGTCACCCTGTACGGGCACTTCCCCTCACGCGAGCTGCTCGTCGAGGCTGCGCTCGTCCGTGCCCTGACCGACGGCGACCGAGTGCTCGAAGCGGTCGACCTCACCGGCGACCCGCGCGCGGCACTGCGTGCGCTCATCGAATCCAGCTGGCAGTTGACGGCGCAAGCCGGCACCATCCTCGAGGCGGCCCAGGCGGTCCTCCCGCCCGGGCGCATCCGCGAACTGCACGCCGAACCCGAAGCGCGCGTGAATCACCTGATCCGTCGCGGCCAAGCCGAGGGCGTCTTTCGCACCGACCTCCCGGTCAGCTGGCTCGCCAGCTCCATGCACCACGTCATGAAGGGGGCTGCGGCCGACATCACGGCCGGACGTCTCGACCCCGGCGACGCCGGACAATTCATCGCAGAGGTGATCCTCGGCGCCTACACGCCACCGGTGATCCGGAGCACCTGA
- a CDS encoding MerR family transcriptional regulator yields MAWSTRELAQIAGTTVKAVRHYHEVGLLDEPERSSNGYKQYEVRHLIRVLQIRRLSELGLSLTQISTLQSTEENPREALRAIDAELATTIDRLQSVRTEIAALLEHGSPAVLPRSFGAAAHGMTETDRSLIMIYSRILSDDAMRDMSEIFTADRSDADREFETLSPHADLATRVRLAEQLAPELGAQYAKYPWLSDPATQSTDRSALLHDQDAVVQLYNLAQLEVLYRAHLLASGQTDERLPMQ; encoded by the coding sequence ATGGCATGGAGTACCCGGGAGCTGGCGCAGATCGCTGGAACGACCGTGAAGGCGGTGCGCCACTATCACGAGGTCGGGTTACTCGACGAGCCTGAACGGTCGTCGAACGGGTACAAGCAGTACGAGGTCCGGCATCTCATTCGAGTGTTGCAGATTCGGAGGTTGTCGGAACTCGGTCTGTCCTTGACGCAGATCTCCACTCTGCAGAGCACCGAGGAGAATCCGAGGGAGGCGCTTCGGGCCATCGATGCGGAGCTCGCCACGACCATCGACCGACTCCAGAGCGTGCGGACCGAGATCGCCGCGCTCCTCGAGCACGGCTCACCGGCCGTGCTGCCCCGGAGCTTCGGCGCGGCTGCACATGGGATGACGGAAACCGACCGATCGCTCATCATGATCTACTCGCGCATCCTGTCCGATGACGCCATGCGCGACATGAGCGAGATCTTCACGGCCGACCGAAGCGATGCTGATCGGGAGTTCGAGACGCTCTCGCCACATGCCGACCTCGCCACGCGCGTGCGCCTCGCCGAGCAACTCGCCCCCGAGCTCGGAGCCCAGTACGCGAAGTACCCGTGGCTGTCCGATCCGGCGACGCAGTCCACTGATCGCTCCGCTTTGCTCCACGATCAAGATGCGGTGGTGCAGTTGTACAACCTTGCCCAGCTCGAGGTCCTGTACCGCGCGCACCTGCTCGCATCCGGTCAGACCGACGAGCGACTTCCGATGCAGTGA
- a CDS encoding small multidrug efflux protein, whose product MSNPVEGLISGFQDLVAQVPDAVQPLIVAAAGAIPFIEEGAAGIGVVAGLNPVVAFGASVVGNLVSVVFVVLLGARVRGSIVNRRSQRITVASTASTAAAVGETTDRGLDTDRPEVKAGGESMGKQKLRRWLVRFGVPGASLLAPMALPTQLTAAFLVSVGVNKGRVIVWQAIAIILWTALVTISATLALLVVTNVG is encoded by the coding sequence ATGTCCAACCCCGTCGAAGGACTCATCTCCGGCTTCCAGGACCTGGTCGCCCAGGTGCCGGACGCCGTCCAACCGCTCATCGTCGCCGCGGCCGGCGCGATTCCATTCATCGAGGAGGGCGCCGCCGGGATCGGCGTCGTCGCGGGCCTCAATCCAGTCGTGGCGTTCGGCGCGAGTGTGGTCGGCAACCTCGTCAGCGTCGTGTTCGTCGTGCTGCTCGGTGCGCGGGTCCGTGGCTCGATTGTGAACCGTCGGTCGCAACGCATCACGGTGGCGAGCACCGCGAGTACAGCAGCGGCTGTCGGGGAAACCACCGACCGAGGTCTCGACACCGACCGTCCCGAGGTGAAGGCGGGTGGAGAGTCCATGGGAAAGCAGAAGCTCCGGCGCTGGCTCGTGCGTTTCGGGGTCCCAGGCGCCAGCCTGCTCGCGCCGATGGCGCTCCCAACCCAGCTCACCGCCGCGTTCCTCGTGAGCGTCGGCGTCAACAAGGGCCGCGTCATCGTGTGGCAGGCGATCGCCATCATCCTCTGGACAGCCCTCGTCACCATCTCGGCGACCCTCGCACTGCTCGTGGTCACGAACGTCGGCTGA